The following coding sequences lie in one Cannabis sativa cultivar Pink pepper isolate KNU-18-1 chromosome 5, ASM2916894v1, whole genome shotgun sequence genomic window:
- the LOC133037804 gene encoding uncharacterized protein LOC133037804, with product MSQSSNSVNSGRRYKEEIQWSRPICGCGFESVIRPSRTVDNPNRKFYGCPNYKNELNRGCNFIMWIEASGRRSRNDFSDLLRRLDEIEANVKQLELQIQGRDEEIARIIKLLKNVKFAICVCVGILFILYMLFSV from the exons ATGTCGCAATCTAGCAACTCAGTCAACAGTGGTAGGAGGTATAAGGAAGAGATTCAATGGAGTAGACCCATCTGTGGTTGTGGGTTTGAATCTGTAATCCGCCCGTCAAGAACTGTTGATAATCCAAACAGAAAATTCTATGGCTGCCCAAATTACAAG AATGAATTGAATCGGGgatgtaattttattatgtgGATAGAAGCAAGTGGGCGAAGAAGTAGAAATGATTTCAGCGACTTGCTTAGAAGGTTGGACGAAATTGAGGCCAATGTTAAACAGTTAGAGCTTCAGATTCAAGGAAGAGATGAAGAAATTGCTAGAATAATTAAGCTTTTGAAAAATGTCAAATTTGCTATATGTGTTTGTGTTGGAATATTATTTATtctatatatgttatttagtgtTTAA
- the LOC133038154 gene encoding uncharacterized protein LOC133038154 has product MEEIKKISNEAYEWLMAAGPSHWSRSHFRTHPKCDILLNNMCEGFNGTRSILAARERPILSMLERIRMYLMQRMTKHRQSVLMWDSNISPKAVQIIEKNKEEAGSHLPTKSGELIYQIHNMYGNIYSVDLRSWVCSCRRWELTGIPCSHVVAVIWHNKQDPELYVSKWYTKEYYMKAYSHQIFPIRIQDEWPRSGKIGMINPIHKKQPGRPKKSRKLELQELVSGKKLKKKFVIIKCSVCGGKGHNLRTCGSNKTTSVSNSILLLLLFVYNVYDLFQISYYLLLLLHLKLIN; this is encoded by the coding sequence ATGGAGGAGATTAAAAAGATCAGTAACGAGGCTTATGAGTGGTTGATGGCTGCAGGTCCAAGTCATTGGTCTAGATCACACTTTAGGACTCACCCTAAATGTGATATACTCCTGAATAATATGTGTGAGGGTTTCAATGGGACACGATCAATACTTGCAGCTAGAGAAAGACCAATATTGTCTATGCTAGAGCGAATAAGGATGTACTTGATGCAAAGGATGACCAAACATAGACAATCTGTGCTCATGTGGGATTCTAACATTTCACCAAAAGCAGTACAAATTATTGAAAAGAACAAAGAGGAAGCTGGATCCCATTTGCCAACCAAATCAGGAGAATTGATTTACCAAATCCATAACATGTATGGAAATATTTACTCTGTTGATTTAAGGTCATGGGTTTGTTCATGTAGGCGATGGGAGCTTACTGGGATCCCATGTAGCCATGTTGTGGCTGTAAtttggcacaataaacaggaccCAGAGCTGTACGTGAGTAAGTGGTACACAAAAGAATATTACATGAAAGCTTACTCTCACCAGATATTCCCAATTCGAATTCAAGATGAGTGGCCTCGAAGTGGGAAGATTGGAATGATAAATCCAATTCACAAGAAGCAGCCAGGAAGGCCAAAGAAAAGCAGAAAACTTGAACTTCAGGAACTTGTTTCGGGcaagaaattgaagaagaaatttGTGATAATTAAGTGTTCGGTTTGTGGCGGCAAGGGGCACAATTTAAGGACATGTGGCAGCAACAAGACAACTTCTGTGAGTAATTCTATACTACTGCTACTACTATTTGTTTATAATGTTTATGATCTCTTTCAAATTAGCTACTATCTACTATTATTGCTCCACTTGAAACTGATAAATTGA
- the LOC115716972 gene encoding cytokinin hydroxylase has protein sequence MEFVGVIISSFQPLINWVIMMMIILVSFVVLWRLFISPSLAHMKLRRNGFNGPSPCFPLGNTTDIMASMTKTNASKDGINHDIHSRVFPYFASWQKSFGKVFIYWLGTEPFLYVADPEFLKNVSGQVMAKGWGKPSVFKNDRKPMFGINGLVMVEGEDWVRHRHVITPAFNKANLKEMACLIVESATKMLDGWATQISSGNPEIDVEREVITTAGEVIAKTSFGISYESGRLVLEKLRALQTTLFKTNRFVGVPFAKFLCPNKSLEANKLGKEIDGLLYSIVEARKVESQNITKNNNKNNDTHHRQVHNDLLGLLLKESSSNGVGAVKGGRSLSTRELVDECKTFFFGGHETTALAISWTMLLLAMYPQWQVELREEIKQVIGDKEVDATLLGGLKKMGWVMNEVFRLYPSAPNVQRQARGDIKVGDRTIPNGTNMWIDVVAMHHDPALWGEDVNQFKPQRFKDDILFGGCNHKMGFLPFGFGGRMCVGRNLSMMEYKIFLTLILSRFSFKLSPTYNHSPAIMLSLRPTQGLPVLFQPL, from the exons atGGAGTTTGTTGGTGTAATAATAAGTAGTTTTCAACCTCTAATTAACTGGGTGATCATGATGATGATCATACTGGTTTCATTTGTTGTACTGTGGAGACTCTTTATTTCACCTTCTCTAGCACACATGAAACTTAGGAGAAATGGTTTCAATGGCCCATCTCCTTGTTTCCCTCTCGGTAATACAACTGATATTATGGCAAGTATGACCAAAACCAATGCCTCTAAAGATGGTATAAACCATGATATTCATTCAAGGGTGTTTCCTTACTTTGCTAGTTGGCAAAAATCCTTTG GGAAAGTTTTCATCTACTGGCTGGGCACAGAGCCATTTTTATATGTGGCAGACCCAGAATTTCTTAAAAATGTGTCTGGACAAGTCATGGCAAAGGGTTGGGGAAAACCTTCTGTTTTCAAAAACGATAGGAAACCCATGTTTGGAATTAACGGTCTCGTCATGGTCGAAGGTGAAGATTGGGTCCGTCACCGCCATGTTATCACTCCTGCTTTCAACAAGGCCAACTTAAAG gaaATGGCATGTTTAATAGTGGAGTCAGCCACAAAAATGCTGGATGGCTGGGCCACACAGATAAGTTCAGGCAACCCAGAAATCGATGTAGAGAGAGAGGTTATAACGACAGCAGGGGAAGTCATAGCAAAGACAAGTTTTGGCATAAGTTACGAAAGTGGTAGGCTAGTGTTAGAGAAGTTAAGAGCTTTACAAACCACTCTTTTCAAAACAAACCGTTTTGTTGGGGTCCCTTTCGCAAAATTCTTATGCCCAAACAAATCCCTTGAAGCAAATAAACTGGGCAAAGAGATCGACGGTCTTTTGTACTCTATAGTGGAAGCTCGAAAGGTAGAGTctcaaaatattacaaaaaataataataagaataatgaCACTCATCATCGTCAAGTACACAATGACTTGCTTGGCTTGTTGCTTAAAGAAAGTAGTAGTAATGGAGTAGGAGCTGTTAAGGGGGGGAGGAGCTTGAGCACAAGGGAACTTGTCGACGAGTGTAAGACGTTCTTCTTCGGCGGACACGAAACGACGGCGTTGGCTATCAGTTGGACAATGCTACTTCTTGCTATGTATCCTCAATGGCAAGTTGAGTTAAGGGAGGAGATTAAACAAGTCATTGGTGATAAAGAAGTGGATGCCACTTTGCTTGGTGGCTTAAAGAAg ATGGGATGGGTAATGAATGAAGTATTTCGACTATACCCTTCAGCACCAAATGTGCAAAGGCAAGCAAGAGGAGACATTAAAGTGGGGGACCGTACGATCCCTAATGGCACCAACATGTGGATCGACGTGGTGGCCATGCACCATGACCCAGCCCTATGGGGTGAGGACGTGAACCAGTTCAAGCCACAGAGATTTAAAGATGACATATTATTTGGAGGATGTAATCATAAGATGGGATTTTTGCCTTTTGGATTTGGAGGAAGAATGTGTGTTGGTAGGAACTTGAGCATGATGGAATACAAGATTTTCTTAACCCTTATTTTGTCTAGGTTTTCTTTTAAGCTCTCTCCCACTTATAATCACTCTCCAGCTATTATGCTCTCCCTAAGGCCTACCCAAGGCTTGCCTGTCCTATTCCAGCCCCTTTAA
- the LOC115717566 gene encoding uncharacterized protein LOC115717566 — MGKAIFDLEISFASGKLFKQAIREYALREGKDIFFKKNDPHRVRAQCKGVNCRWMCYAFKIDDSLTFVIKSYEAEHKCCRTNSNRWATAQWLSAKYREEFKVNENLGVSSFQKKVNKDHVLEISRHKAYRARLLATKSIEGSYEEQYAALWDYAEEIKYTNKGSTIEFLTENAENGVPRFKRMYLCYSGLREGFNEGCRPVIGLDGCHIKGVHPGQLLTTIGVDGNNQMFPIAFAAVEIENKDSWSWFLNLLRVDLKIENSNHWTFITDKQKGLEQSLKGMWDEGVPEAEHRHCARHLEKKFIKVFKDKTLKDLLWKAAREPTI; from the coding sequence ATGGGGAAAGCAATCTTTGATTTGGAGATATCATTTGCATCAGGAAAATTGTTTAAGCAAGCAATTAGGGAGTACGCCCTACGTGAAGGAAAGGATATATTCTTTAAGAAGAATGACCCTCATAGAGTTAGAGCACAGTGTAAAGGAGTTAACTGTCGATGGATGTGTTATGCTTTCAAAATTGATGATAGCCTCACTTTTGTCATCAAAAGCTATGAAGCAGAACACAAGTGTTGTAGAACTAATAGTAACAGATGGGCAACTGCTCAATGGTTGAGTGCAAAATACAGGGAAGAGTTCAAGGTCAATGAAAATTTAGGTGTCTCGTCATTTCAGAAGAAGGTTAACAAGGATCATGTGCTTGAAATATCTAGGCATAAGGCATATAGAGCTCGACTTCTTGCAACTAAATCGATTGAAGGGAGCTATGAGGAACAATATGCTGCTCTATGGGACTATGCAGAAGAAATCAAATACACTAATAAGGGATCAACAATAGAATTCTTGACAGAAAATGCTGAGAATGGGGTTCCACGGTTCAAAAGGATGTACTTGTGCTACTCTGGGTTAAGAGAGGGTTTTAATGAGGGTTGCAGGCCTGTTATTGGTTTGGATGGTTGTCATATAAAAGGTGTACATCCAGGTCAGCTTTTGACAACAATTGGAGTAGATGGGAACAACCAAATGTTTCCTATTGCATTTGCCGCGGTGGAAATAGAGAACAAAGATTCATGGAGTTGGTTTCTAAATCTGTTGAGggtagatttgaaaattgagaaCTCCAACCATTGGACTTTTATCACAGACAAGCAAAAAGGATTGGAGCAATCTTTGAAGGGTATGTGGGATGAAGGGGTACCCGAAGCCGAACATCGTCATTGTGCTAGGCATTTGGAGAAAAAATTTATCAAGGTATTCAAGGATAAAACTCTAAAAGACCTCTTGTGGAAGGCTGCTAGAGAACCAACAATTTGA